The following proteins come from a genomic window of Gossypium raimondii isolate GPD5lz chromosome 5, ASM2569854v1, whole genome shotgun sequence:
- the LOC105766440 gene encoding pentatricopeptide repeat-containing protein At1g62680, mitochondrial-like encodes MSMSVRGKGKKDDRSDNVDDALILFNKMIEKYPKPSIVEFTKLLAPIVRMKHYAIVVSMCSQMESLGVSHNVYSMSILINCFCQLARIDFGFSVLGKMLKLGVERTVVTFSTLINGPCIQNKVSEAVSKADGGFQPDILAYNTVIGCLCKNGMLKETLDLFSKVKVKGIRPNIITYNCLIHDMCNSGQQEEATRLLNEMVDINISLDVVTYTILIDALCEEGMISKAVETVDMMIKEDIELDVVTYNTLVDAHYYGAYRFIDENASLSGSAAVWVMIFEALDTTDTMNKQVIARYVSKAEDIVDTMIKRNIEQGFLKAAIPQGQHSFFGKWYARTCLIDYFIVNLDIMRQGGSYPMGNVAQLVGTAPMSTTDSCYYLVR; translated from the exons ATGTCCATGTCTGTTagaggaaagggaaaaaaagatgATCGCTCCGATAATGTTGATGATGCTTTGATTTTGTTCAATAAGATGATTGAGAAGTACCCAAAGCCTTCAATTGTGGaattcactaaattattagcACCCATTGTTAGAATGAAACATTATGCCATTGTTGTTTCCATGTGTAGCCAGATGGAATCATTAGGCGTTTCCCATAATGTTTATTCTATGAGCATCTTGATTAATTGCTTTTGTCAACTAGCCCgaattgattttggtttttctgTTTTGGGGAAAATGCTGAAGTTAGGTGTTGAGCGTACTGTTGTAACTTTTTCGACTTTGATTAATGGGCCTTGTATTCAAAATAAGGTTTCTGAGGCG GTTTCTAAAGCTGATGGAGGTTTTCAGCCTGATATTCTAGCATATAATACTGTCATTGGCTGTCTTTGTAAGAACGGGATGTTAAAGGAGACTCTTGATCTCTTCTCTAAAGTGAAGGTTAAGGGCATTAGACCAAATATCATTACTTATAATTGCTTAATTCATGATATGTGTAATTCAGGCCAGCAGGAGGAGGCAACAAGGCTTTTGAATGAAATGGTGGATATCAATATTTCGCTTGATGTTGTCACATATACTATATTGATTGATGCACTTTGTGAGGAAGGCATGATTTCTAAAGCTGTAGAAACTGTTGACATGATGATAAAGGAAGACATTGAGCTTGATGTTGTCACGTATAATACATTGGTTGATGCACATT ATTATGGAGCTTATAGATTTATTGATGAGAATGCAAGTCTTTCTGGCAGTGCGGCCGTATGG GTGATGATTTTTGAAGCTTTAGATACCACTGACACTATGAACAAGCAAGTCATTGCAAGGTATGTTTCTAAAGCTGAGGATATTGTTGACACAATGATAAAGCGAAATATTGAGCAA GGGTTCTTGAAAGCAGCTATACCTCAAGGGCAGCACAGCTTCTTCGGTAAATGGTATGCAAGGACTT GTTTGATAGATTATTTTATAGTTAACTTGGATATTATGCGCCAAGGCGGTTCATATCCTATGGGAAATGTGGCTCAACTCGTCGGGACTGCTCCTATGTCTACCACCGATTCCTGCTACTACTTGGTCAGGTAG
- the LOC105766421 gene encoding pentatricopeptide repeat-containing protein At1g63330, whose protein sequence is MGKLPSSFILRSVVNGGSHLSNFHSSSSNTIATHIEALSKKPMPVRGKGKIDYRFDNVDDALIVFNKMIGKYPKPSIVEFNKLLGAVVRMKHYAIVVSMYRQIELLGVSHDGYSMNILINGFCQLGRIDFGLSVLGKMLKLGVEPSVVTFSTLINGLCIQSKISEAISIFDGMTERGYQLDLIVYNTILKGLCKIGNTDRAARFLRLMEGTGFEPDIVAYNTILDCLCKKGLLKEALNLFSEMKVKGIRPDIITYNCLIHGMCNSGRQEEATRLLNEMVDNNISLDIVTYTILVDALCTEGMISKAVEIVDTMRKQGIEPNVVTYSTLVDAHCKEGMVSKAEDIVDTMIKRGIEPDVITYSALVNGHCLQNEMDKARGVFNLMIEKGCAPDIVTYNTMINGYCKGKRLDEAMELFHEISRKGPILDTVTYSTLLQSMFQLGRVLTACELFRKVLASGQIPDIVTCLILLNALCKTGHIEEALKLFEAMRNSGLELDIVPYTILIDGFCKVGHIKVAKELFHQLSNNGLKPDVYTYCIMINGLCKDGLPDEAYRLFGSMGDNDCSLDSCCYNVMIRGFLRNSYTSKATQLLTEMVGKGFCADIFTVTLFMDLILHSNRSILL, encoded by the coding sequence ATGGGTaagcttccttcttcttttattcttcGTTCAGTTGTTAATGGTGGAAGCCATCTTTCTAATTTCCACTCTTCTTCTTCTAACACCATAGCTACCCACATCGAAGCCTTAAGTAAGAAACCCATGCCTGTTAGAGGAAAGGGAAAAATAGATTATCGCTTCGATAATGTTGATGATGCTCTGATTGTTTTCAATAAGATGATAGGCAAGTATCCAAAGCCTTCAATtgtggaatttaataaattattaggaGCCGTTGTTAGGATGAAACATTATGCCATTGTTGTTTCTATGTATAGACAGATCGAATTATTGGGAGTTTCCCACGATGGTTATTCTATGAATATCTTGATTAATGGCTTTTGTCAATTAGGTCGAATTGATTTTGGGTTGTCTGTTTTGGGGAAAATGCTGAAATTAGGTGTTGAACCTAGTGTTGTAACTTTTTCAACTTTGATTAATGGGCTTTGTATTCAAAGTAAGATTTCTGAGGCCATTAGTATATTCGATGGAATGACTGAAAGAGGGTATCAACTTGATTTGATTGTTTACAATACAATACTTAAGGGGTTGTGTAAGATTGGCAATACTGATAGAGCTGCTAGGTTTCTAAGGCTGATGGAAGGCACAGGTTTTGAACCTGATATTGTAGCATATAATACCATCCTTGACTGCCTTTGTAAGAAGGGGCTATTAAAGGAGGCTCTCAATCTCTTCTCGGAAATGAAGGTTAAGGGCATTAGACCAGATATCATTACTTATAATTGCTTAATTCATGGTATGTGTAATTCGGGCCGGCAGGAGGAGGCAACAAGGCTTTTGAATGAAATGGTTGATAACAATATTTCACTTGATATTGTCACGTATACCATATTGGTTGATGCACTGTGCACGGAAGGAATGATTTCTAAAGCTGTAGAGATCGTTGACACAATGAGAAAGCAAGGCATTGAACCCAATGTTGTCACGTATTCTACATTGGTTGATGCACATTGCAAAGAAGGGATGGTTTCTAAAGCTGAGGATATTGTTGACACAATGATAAAACGAGGCATTGAGCCCGATGTTATTACCTATAGTGCATTAGTTAATGGTCATTGCTTGCAGAATGAAATGGATAAAGCTAGAGGAGTTTTCAACTTGATGATTGAGAAGGGTTGTGCACCTGATATAGTTACTTACAACACCATGATCAATGGATATTGCAAAGGTAAAAGGTTAGACGAAGCAATGGAACTCTTCCATGAAATATCTCGAAAGGGACCAATCCTGGATACTGTCACGTACAGCACTCTCTTGCAGAGTATGTTTCAGTTAGGGAGAGTTTTAACTGCTTGTGAACTGTTTAGAAAGGTGCTTGCTTCTGGACAAATTCCAGATATAGTGACCTGTTTGATTTTGCTGAATGCTTTATGCAAAACAGGTCATATCGAAGAGGCATTGAAACTTTTTGAAGCAATGCGAAACAGTGGGTTGGAACTTGATATTGTCCCATATACTATCCTAATTGATGGGTTTTGCAAAGTTGGGCATATCAAGGTTGCAAAAGAATTATTTCATCAACTCTCAAACAATGGTTTAAAACCGGATGTTTACACATATTGTATAATGATTAATGGGCTGTGTAAAGATGGATTGCCAGATGAAGCATACAGGTTGTTTGGGAGCATGGGAGATAATGATTGTTCGCTTGATAGTTGCTGTTATAATGTAATGATTCGGGGGTTCCTTCGAAACAGCTATACCTCAAAGGCAACGCAACTTCTTACAGAAATGGTTGGTAAGGGATTCTGTGCCGATATATTCACTGTCACCTTATTTATGGATCTCATCTTACACTCTAATAGATCAATCTTGCTCTGA